A genome region from Rhodopseudomonas boonkerdii includes the following:
- a CDS encoding DUF5993 family protein, whose protein sequence is MEFTVLFLAVTVTMLVAWRGPRLLALSLFAMVLIACIATFMHHATDTLKLSF, encoded by the coding sequence ATGGAGTTCACGGTCCTCTTTCTCGCCGTCACTGTCACCATGCTGGTCGCATGGCGCGGTCCGCGTCTGCTCGCGCTGTCGCTGTTCGCCATGGTGCTGATCGCCTGTATCGCGACGTTCATGCACCACGCCACCGACACGCTAAAGCTGTCGTTCTGA
- a CDS encoding disulfide bond formation protein B, translating into MTSDRAVTLNVLALYALAAVLATAFGAQFMLGELPCPLCLLQRIMFALLAIGPILNIRYGPRPSHYALSLLAAIVGAVVATRQVLLHIMPGDAGYGTALFGYHFYTLALLAFVTAIALISLVLLFDRQFASQPAPRTAGLFATVAVGLIIALTAGNFASALLECGFKACADDPVVYELLK; encoded by the coding sequence ATGACATCCGATCGCGCCGTCACCTTGAACGTCCTCGCGCTCTACGCACTCGCCGCAGTGCTCGCCACCGCCTTCGGCGCGCAGTTCATGCTCGGCGAACTCCCCTGCCCGCTGTGCCTGCTGCAGCGGATCATGTTCGCGCTGCTCGCCATTGGTCCGATCCTCAATATCCGCTACGGTCCGCGCCCGAGCCACTATGCGCTGTCGCTGCTGGCCGCCATTGTCGGCGCCGTGGTCGCAACGCGCCAGGTGCTGCTGCACATCATGCCCGGTGATGCCGGCTATGGCACCGCGCTGTTCGGTTATCATTTCTACACGCTGGCGCTGCTGGCCTTCGTCACAGCGATTGCGCTGATCTCGCTGGTGCTGCTGTTCGATCGTCAGTTCGCATCCCAGCCGGCACCGAGGACAGCGGGCCTCTTCGCAACCGTCGCTGTCGGCCTCATCATCGCCCTCACCGCCGGCAACTTCGCCTCGGCTTTGCTCGAATGCGGCTTCAAGGCCTGTGCCGACGATCCAGTGGTATATGAGCTGCTGAAATGA
- a CDS encoding HD domain-containing protein has product MTEITGIAAAFAPFETLASALLQHIKTDDGSHDVAHLARVWSNARAIQAIEGGNLEILAAATLLHDCVAVEKNSPLRAQASRLAAEHAVTLLAPFGWAPERLDRIAHAITAHSFSAKITPETIEARILQDADRLDAIGAIGIARCFYTAGRMQSFLYDAEDPAARHRALDDRAFAIDHLPAKLLTLAEGFNTAEGKRMAQERHARIVAFLADFMSEVGAPLP; this is encoded by the coding sequence ATGACTGAGATCACCGGCATCGCTGCCGCTTTCGCGCCGTTCGAAACGCTGGCCTCTGCACTTCTGCAGCACATCAAGACCGACGACGGCTCGCATGACGTCGCGCATCTCGCGCGGGTCTGGTCCAATGCCCGCGCCATCCAGGCTATCGAGGGCGGCAACCTCGAAATCCTCGCGGCGGCGACGCTGCTGCATGATTGCGTGGCCGTCGAGAAGAACTCACCGTTGCGCGCACAGGCCTCGCGCCTCGCCGCTGAACATGCGGTGACGCTGCTGGCGCCATTCGGCTGGGCGCCCGAGCGGCTGGACCGCATCGCCCATGCCATCACTGCCCATAGTTTCTCTGCCAAGATCACGCCGGAGACCATCGAGGCCAGAATCCTGCAGGATGCCGACCGGCTCGATGCCATCGGCGCCATCGGCATTGCGCGCTGCTTCTACACCGCCGGGCGAATGCAATCCTTTCTCTACGATGCCGAAGATCCGGCCGCGCGCCACCGCGCGCTGGACGACCGCGCCTTTGCCATCGACCATCTGCCGGCAAAACTGCTGACGCTCGCGGAGGGCTTCAACACCGCGGAAGGCAAGCGCATGGCGCAGGAACGCCACGCGCGCATCGTGGCTTTCCTCGCCGACTTCATGAGCGAAGTAGGTGCGCCCCTACCCTGA
- a CDS encoding ArsC family reductase, which produces MTNTIYGIKNCDTMKKARTWLDSHDVAYAFHDYKASGIDKAHLQRWSKTVGWETLLNRAGTTFRKLDDAAKAGLTEAKAIALMLEQPSMIKRPVLEAGNKILVGFKPEIYAKEFA; this is translated from the coding sequence ATGACGAACACCATCTACGGCATCAAGAACTGCGACACGATGAAGAAGGCGCGCACCTGGCTCGACAGCCACGACGTCGCCTACGCGTTCCACGACTACAAGGCCTCCGGCATCGACAAGGCGCATCTGCAGCGCTGGTCGAAAACGGTCGGCTGGGAGACGCTGCTCAACCGCGCCGGCACCACGTTCCGCAAGCTCGACGATGCGGCGAAGGCGGGGCTCACGGAAGCGAAGGCGATTGCGCTGATGCTGGAGCAGCCCTCGATGATCAAGCGTCCGGTGCTGGAAGCGGGCAACAAGATCCTGGTCGGTTTCAAGCCGGAGATCTATGCGAAGGAGTTCGCATAG
- a CDS encoding alpha/beta fold hydrolase, with protein MTDNKRNSPHLNRRSLLGATIIGLAAAQFGGLSPAMAQAAKQLPAVKPGAHTSFKPLKSINAGVLNVAYAEDGPADGPVVLLLHGWPYDIFSYVDVAPLLASSGYRVIIPYLRGYGGTRFLSDATPRNGQPAALATDIIDFMNALKIEKAVVGGYDWGGRTADILAAIWPERVKALVAVSGYLIGSQEGNRMPLPPKAELEWWYQFYFTTERGRLGYDKYRHDFAKLIWKLASPQWNFDDATYDRSAKAFENPDHVAITIHNYRWRLELAQGEPKFDELEKRLAQGPTISVPTITMEGDANGAPHPDPKAYAKKFTGKYEHRLITGGIGHNLPQEAPRDFAQAIIDADAMAR; from the coding sequence ATGACGGACAACAAGCGCAACAGCCCCCATCTCAATCGCCGCAGCCTGCTCGGCGCCACCATCATCGGCTTGGCCGCGGCCCAGTTCGGTGGTCTCAGCCCGGCCATGGCGCAGGCAGCCAAGCAACTGCCGGCGGTCAAGCCCGGCGCCCATACCAGCTTCAAGCCGCTCAAGAGCATCAATGCCGGGGTGCTCAATGTCGCCTATGCCGAGGACGGCCCGGCCGATGGCCCCGTGGTCCTGCTGCTGCATGGCTGGCCCTATGACATCTTCAGCTATGTCGATGTCGCCCCGCTTTTGGCTTCGTCCGGCTACCGCGTCATCATTCCGTATCTGCGTGGCTATGGCGGCACGCGCTTCCTGTCCGATGCGACGCCGCGCAACGGCCAGCCGGCGGCACTCGCCACCGACATCATCGACTTCATGAATGCCCTCAAGATCGAGAAGGCCGTGGTCGGCGGCTATGACTGGGGTGGCCGTACCGCGGATATCCTTGCGGCGATCTGGCCCGAGCGGGTCAAGGCGCTGGTCGCCGTCAGCGGCTATCTGATCGGCAGCCAGGAAGGCAACCGCATGCCGTTGCCACCGAAGGCGGAGCTGGAGTGGTGGTACCAGTTCTATTTCACAACGGAGCGCGGCCGGCTTGGCTACGACAAGTACCGGCACGATTTTGCCAAGCTGATCTGGAAGCTCGCTTCGCCGCAATGGAATTTCGACGACGCCACCTATGATCGCTCAGCCAAGGCGTTTGAGAATCCCGACCACGTCGCCATCACCATCCATAACTATCGCTGGCGGCTCGAACTCGCCCAGGGCGAGCCGAAGTTCGACGAGTTGGAGAAGCGGCTGGCGCAGGGGCCGACCATCTCCGTGCCGACCATCACCATGGAAGGCGATGCCAATGGCGCGCCGCATCCCGATCCCAAGGCCTATGCGAAGAAGTTCACCGGCAAGTATGAGCATCGCCTGATCACCGGCGGCATCGGCCACAACCTGCCGCAGGAAGCGCCGCGCGATTTCGCCCAGGCGATCATCGACGCCGATGCGATGGCCCGCTGA
- a CDS encoding ABC transporter ATP-binding protein: MTDEFILETHGLTKQFAGFYAVRDVNLQVRKGTIHALIGPNGAGKTTCFNLLTKFLQPSEGQILYKGKDISAMAPADVARLGLVRSFQISAVFPHLTALENVRVALQRQHGSSFDFWRSKSVLDKYNQRAAELLEDVGLSEFANTPAVEMAYGRKRALEIATTLALDPEMMLLDEPMAGMGHEDIDKIAALIKRISAKYTILMVEHNLSVVSTLSDKITVLTRGKILAEGNYADLTKDERVKEAYLGAGHG, encoded by the coding sequence TTGACCGATGAGTTCATTCTCGAAACCCACGGGCTGACCAAACAATTTGCGGGATTCTACGCCGTTCGCGACGTTAATCTCCAGGTCCGCAAGGGTACCATTCACGCGTTGATCGGGCCGAACGGCGCCGGCAAGACGACGTGCTTCAACCTGCTCACCAAGTTTCTGCAGCCCTCCGAAGGCCAGATCCTTTACAAGGGCAAGGACATCAGCGCGATGGCGCCGGCGGATGTTGCCCGCCTCGGCCTCGTGCGCTCGTTCCAGATATCGGCGGTGTTTCCGCATCTGACGGCGCTGGAGAATGTCCGCGTGGCGTTGCAGCGTCAGCATGGCTCGTCATTCGATTTCTGGCGCTCCAAGAGCGTGCTCGACAAATACAATCAGCGCGCCGCCGAACTGCTCGAAGACGTCGGCCTGTCCGAATTCGCCAACACGCCGGCGGTCGAGATGGCCTATGGCCGCAAGCGCGCGCTGGAGATCGCCACCACGCTGGCGCTCGATCCGGAAATGATGCTGCTCGACGAGCCGATGGCCGGCATGGGCCACGAGGACATCGACAAGATCGCCGCGCTGATCAAGCGCATCTCGGCGAAATATACCATCCTGATGGTCGAACATAATCTCAGCGTCGTCTCGACGCTGTCGGACAAGATCACCGTTTTGACGCGCGGCAAGATCCTGGCGGAAGGCAACTATGCCGATCTCACCAAGGACGAACGCGTGAAGGAAGCTTACCTGGGAGCCGGACATGGCTGA
- a CDS encoding ABC transporter substrate-binding protein, which produces MLKKRVTSSLLAAAAILAAGSMASAQDKTAKIGVLNDQSGLYADITGQGSVLAAQMAIEDSGLTAKGWKLEVLVGDHQNKPDVGVNISRQWFDRDKVDVIVDVPTSSVGLAVSNVVKEKNGVYLNSGSGTSDLSNAQCSPNTIHWAYDTYQLANGTGTALTKAGGDTWFFLTADYAFGSALERDTTAAVTAVGGKVVGSVRPPLNTPDFSSFLLQAQTSKAKVIGLANAGGDTINSIKQASEFGIVKGGQKLAGLLMFISDVHALGLPVANGLNLTETFYWDLNDGTRGFSKRFQERMKNKSMPTTVHAGVYSSLIHYFKTLEAMGGNSHDGLKIVDKMKATPTDDPLFGKGTIQPNGRKLHPAYLFEVKKPEESKGPWDYYKLVATIPADQAFTPLEKSTCPLLKK; this is translated from the coding sequence ATGCTGAAGAAGAGGGTTACGTCGTCACTGCTTGCAGCCGCGGCCATTCTGGCCGCGGGTTCAATGGCATCGGCGCAGGACAAGACGGCCAAGATCGGCGTATTGAACGACCAGTCGGGTCTCTATGCCGACATTACCGGGCAGGGTTCGGTGCTCGCTGCCCAGATGGCGATCGAGGATTCCGGCCTCACCGCCAAGGGCTGGAAGCTCGAGGTTCTGGTCGGCGATCACCAGAACAAGCCCGACGTCGGCGTCAATATTTCGCGCCAGTGGTTCGATCGCGACAAGGTCGACGTGATCGTCGACGTACCGACCTCGTCGGTCGGTCTCGCCGTGAGCAACGTGGTCAAGGAGAAGAACGGCGTCTATCTGAACTCCGGTTCGGGCACTTCGGATCTCTCCAACGCGCAGTGCTCGCCGAACACGATTCACTGGGCTTACGACACCTATCAGCTCGCCAACGGCACCGGCACCGCGCTGACCAAGGCCGGCGGCGACACCTGGTTCTTCCTCACTGCGGACTACGCCTTCGGCAGCGCGCTGGAGCGAGACACCACGGCAGCCGTCACCGCCGTCGGCGGCAAGGTGGTCGGCAGCGTGCGGCCGCCGCTCAACACGCCGGACTTCTCGTCCTTCCTGCTGCAGGCGCAGACCTCGAAGGCCAAGGTCATCGGCCTCGCCAATGCCGGCGGCGACACCATCAATTCCATCAAGCAGGCGTCCGAATTCGGCATCGTGAAGGGCGGCCAGAAGCTCGCCGGTCTGTTGATGTTCATCTCGGACGTCCATGCGCTCGGCCTGCCGGTCGCCAATGGCCTGAACCTGACCGAGACCTTCTACTGGGATCTCAACGACGGCACCCGTGGCTTCTCCAAGCGTTTTCAGGAGCGCATGAAGAACAAGAGCATGCCGACCACCGTGCATGCCGGCGTCTATTCGTCGCTGATCCATTACTTCAAGACGCTCGAAGCGATGGGCGGCAATTCGCATGACGGCCTCAAGATCGTCGACAAGATGAAGGCGACGCCGACCGACGATCCACTGTTCGGGAAGGGAACGATCCAGCCCAACGGGCGCAAACTGCATCCCGCCTATCTGTTCGAGGTGAAGAAGCCCGAAGAATCCAAGGGGCCGTGGGATTACTACAAGCTGGTGGCGACGATCCCTGCGGATCAGGCGTTCACGCCGCTTGAGAAGAGCACCTGTCCACTGTTGAAGAAATAG
- a CDS encoding cytochrome P460 family protein has protein sequence MRKIILASLAAGVASSAVAAAFAASTTDQDNLSPIYGVSIPDGYRKWELIAPAQEAEPLNELRAVVGNDIAVKTYRDGKLPFPDGTVLVKLAWKHTQSPEFESASIPGAATTVQVMVKDAKKYAASGGWGFGRFIDGKPVDRAQHETCFACHEGRVKQRDYVFTKWAP, from the coding sequence ATGCGCAAGATCATTCTGGCAAGCCTTGCCGCCGGTGTCGCGTCATCGGCGGTGGCGGCGGCCTTCGCCGCCAGCACGACCGATCAGGATAACCTGTCACCGATCTACGGCGTCAGCATTCCCGATGGCTATCGCAAATGGGAGCTGATCGCGCCCGCTCAGGAGGCGGAGCCTTTGAACGAACTCCGCGCAGTGGTCGGCAACGACATCGCCGTAAAGACCTATCGGGATGGCAAGCTGCCGTTTCCCGATGGCACGGTGCTGGTGAAGCTGGCGTGGAAACACACACAGTCGCCGGAGTTCGAATCCGCTTCGATCCCCGGTGCCGCCACAACGGTTCAGGTGATGGTGAAGGACGCGAAGAAATATGCCGCGTCCGGTGGCTGGGGTTTTGGCCGTTTCATCGACGGCAAGCCGGTCGACCGCGCACAGCACGAGACCTGCTTTGCCTGCCACGAAGGGCGCGTGAAGCAGCGGGACTACGTGTTCACGAAATGGGCACCGTGA
- a CDS encoding MarR family winged helix-turn-helix transcriptional regulator, which translates to MVTAHIPLNQQLCFALYSASMAIGRAYKPLLDRLDITYPQYLVLSTLWEAGPQSIGAIADRLALESSTVTPLVKRLEQADFVTRQRNPEDERQVVVSLTPRGTAMREKARCLGETLFAAAGMTPQRLIALNSEVHAFRDAVANYTNRTDETTKG; encoded by the coding sequence ATGGTTACGGCCCACATTCCGCTGAATCAGCAGCTTTGCTTCGCGCTGTATTCGGCCAGCATGGCGATCGGCCGTGCCTACAAACCGTTGCTCGATCGGCTGGACATCACCTATCCGCAATATCTGGTGCTGAGCACCCTATGGGAGGCTGGCCCGCAAAGCATCGGCGCGATCGCCGACCGGCTGGCGTTGGAATCGAGCACGGTGACACCGCTGGTGAAGCGGCTCGAACAGGCCGATTTCGTCACCCGCCAGCGCAATCCCGAAGATGAGCGCCAAGTCGTGGTGTCGCTGACACCGAGGGGCACGGCGATGCGCGAGAAGGCCCGCTGCCTTGGTGAAACTCTGTTCGCTGCCGCCGGCATGACGCCGCAGCGGCTGATTGCACTCAACAGCGAGGTCCACGCCTTTCGCGATGCGGTGGCGAATTACACCAACAGGACGGATGAGACGACGAAAGGCTGA
- a CDS encoding ABC-F family ATP-binding cassette domain-containing protein, with the protein MPAHITVTDLSVARPDGRALFAQLNLSFGAERTGLVGRNGIGKSTLLRVMSGEIVPQQGNADVHGRLAVLRQALQIDPHETVADLFGVTDALDLLARAEAGEATADELSRADWDVEARLIGALGRVGFDVPHTTALSELSGGQRTRVAMAALIFAEPDFLLLDEPTNNLDRDGRRAVIDLLAGWRAGAIVISHDRELLDTMDAIVELTSLGGTRYGGNWTHYRARKTRELAAAEHQLNDATRRVDALARQAQATAERQARRDQTGRRQGAKGGIPRISLGGMKDRSEDTGGENSRLAQRRQAQANEALAAARTRIEILQPLSVTIQSTGLVASRTVLQMNNVSFGYAPGLPIIRDLSFAITGPERVAVTGPNGSGKTTLLGLITGALRPASGALQMPVDHAVLDQQVSLLDPSQTIRDNFRRLHPDADENACRAALARFMFRADAALQMVGTLSGGQMLRAGLACVMGGALPPPLLILDEPTNHLDIDAIEAVESGLRAYDGALLIVSHDETFLENVGITRRLELVRP; encoded by the coding sequence ATGCCTGCGCATATCACTGTAACCGATCTGTCTGTCGCGAGGCCTGACGGCCGCGCGCTTTTCGCACAACTCAATCTCAGTTTTGGTGCCGAACGCACCGGCCTGGTCGGCCGCAACGGCATCGGCAAATCCACGCTGCTGCGCGTGATGTCCGGCGAGATCGTGCCCCAACAGGGGAACGCTGATGTCCATGGCCGGCTCGCGGTGCTGCGGCAGGCGCTGCAGATCGATCCGCACGAGACCGTTGCCGATCTGTTTGGTGTCACCGATGCACTCGACCTTCTGGCACGGGCCGAAGCGGGCGAGGCCACGGCCGATGAATTGTCGCGCGCCGACTGGGATGTCGAAGCCCGCCTGATCGGCGCGCTCGGGCGTGTCGGGTTCGATGTGCCGCACACGACGGCGCTGTCCGAACTGTCCGGCGGCCAGCGCACGCGTGTTGCAATGGCAGCGCTGATCTTCGCCGAGCCGGATTTCCTGTTGCTGGACGAACCCACCAATAATCTCGATCGCGATGGCAGGCGGGCGGTGATCGATCTTCTGGCTGGTTGGCGCGCGGGAGCGATCGTCATCAGCCATGATCGCGAATTGCTCGATACGATGGATGCCATTGTCGAACTGACGTCGCTGGGTGGCACGCGCTATGGCGGAAACTGGACGCATTATCGCGCGCGCAAGACCCGTGAACTGGCCGCGGCGGAGCATCAGTTGAACGATGCGACGAGACGCGTCGATGCGCTGGCAAGGCAGGCGCAGGCCACGGCAGAGCGTCAGGCGCGTCGCGACCAGACCGGCCGCAGGCAGGGCGCGAAGGGCGGCATCCCCCGGATCTCCCTTGGCGGAATGAAGGATCGCAGCGAAGACACTGGCGGCGAGAATTCACGTCTGGCCCAACGCCGGCAGGCGCAGGCAAATGAGGCGCTGGCCGCCGCGCGAACACGTATCGAAATCCTGCAACCGCTATCGGTTACGATCCAGTCGACAGGACTTGTTGCCAGCAGGACGGTCCTGCAGATGAACAATGTCAGCTTCGGCTATGCGCCGGGCTTGCCGATCATTCGCGATCTGTCATTCGCCATCACCGGGCCCGAACGTGTCGCCGTCACCGGTCCCAATGGCTCCGGCAAGACGACGTTGCTGGGCCTGATCACCGGTGCGCTTCGTCCAGCCAGTGGCGCCTTGCAGATGCCTGTCGATCACGCGGTGCTCGATCAGCAAGTCAGCCTGCTCGATCCCTCACAGACGATCCGCGACAATTTCCGGCGGCTTCATCCTGACGCCGACGAGAATGCCTGTCGTGCGGCACTGGCACGCTTCATGTTCCGCGCAGATGCTGCGCTCCAGATGGTGGGCACGCTGAGCGGAGGGCAGATGCTGCGCGCCGGCCTTGCTTGCGTCATGGGCGGCGCCTTGCCGCCGCCACTGCTGATCCTGGATGAACCGACCAACCACCTCGATATCGATGCCATCGAGGCGGTGGAATCCGGGTTGCGCGCCTATGACGGTGCATTGCTGATCGTCAGTCACGACGAGACGTTTCTGGAGAATGTCGGGATCACACGGCGGCTGGAATTGGTGCGACCGTGA
- a CDS encoding ABC transporter ATP-binding protein, protein MADTLAAAPATASTKPVLEVRDLQAWYGESHILHGINFDVKPGEVVTLLGRNGAGKTTTLKSIMGIIGKRTGSVKFEGNEIIKASSDKIAKQGIAFCPEERGIFSSLDVRENLMLPPTIRPGGLSVEQIFELFPNLKERLSSQGTKLSGGEQQMLAIARILRTGARFLMLDEPTEGLAPVIIQQIGHTIARLKSEGFTILLVEQNFRWASTVADRYYVVDHGKVVDGFANSELSANMDKLHTYLGV, encoded by the coding sequence ATGGCTGATACACTCGCAGCCGCACCGGCTACTGCATCGACGAAACCGGTTCTCGAAGTCCGCGACCTGCAGGCGTGGTATGGCGAGTCGCACATTCTTCACGGCATCAATTTCGACGTGAAGCCGGGCGAGGTGGTGACGCTGCTCGGTCGCAACGGCGCCGGCAAGACCACGACGCTGAAGTCCATCATGGGCATCATCGGCAAGCGCACCGGTTCGGTGAAGTTCGAAGGTAACGAGATCATCAAGGCCTCGTCGGACAAGATCGCCAAACAGGGGATCGCCTTCTGCCCGGAAGAGCGCGGCATCTTCTCCAGCCTCGACGTGCGCGAGAACCTGATGCTGCCGCCGACCATCCGGCCCGGCGGCCTGTCGGTCGAGCAGATCTTCGAACTGTTTCCAAATCTGAAGGAACGTCTGTCGAGCCAGGGCACGAAGCTGTCCGGCGGTGAACAGCAGATGCTGGCGATCGCCCGCATCCTGCGCACGGGCGCGCGTTTCCTGATGCTGGACGAGCCGACCGAAGGACTGGCTCCCGTCATCATTCAGCAGATCGGCCACACCATCGCACGACTGAAGTCGGAAGGCTTCACCATCCTGCTTGTCGAGCAGAACTTCCGCTGGGCCTCCACGGTTGCCGATCGCTATTACGTGGTCGATCACGGCAAGGTCGTCGATGGCTTCGCCAATTCGGAGCTGTCCGCCAACATGGACAAGCTGCACACCTATCTCGGCGTCTAA
- a CDS encoding DUF308 domain-containing protein, with protein MTNAETTGVQIVETDNLARYYLIRGLVAAGWVAAAVAVGRSHAAAAAILLVSYPAWDALANWFDARGSGGLFANPSQALNVVVSLGTAVAVAVALQVGMNAVLAVFGVWAVLAGLAQLVTGIRRWRVAGAQWAMILSGAQSALAGGFFVAQSGGAKVPTIIDVAPYAAFGAFYFLVSAVWLIIANRRRGV; from the coding sequence ATGACAAATGCAGAAACCACCGGCGTGCAGATCGTCGAAACGGACAATCTCGCCCGGTATTACCTGATCCGCGGCCTCGTCGCGGCGGGGTGGGTGGCCGCCGCGGTGGCGGTCGGCCGATCGCATGCGGCCGCCGCTGCCATCCTGCTGGTGAGCTATCCGGCCTGGGATGCGCTGGCGAACTGGTTCGACGCGAGGGGCAGTGGCGGCCTCTTCGCGAATCCGTCCCAGGCGCTGAATGTGGTGGTCAGCCTTGGCACGGCGGTGGCCGTGGCGGTCGCATTGCAGGTGGGCATGAATGCCGTCCTCGCGGTGTTCGGCGTCTGGGCCGTTCTGGCAGGTCTCGCACAACTGGTGACCGGTATCCGCCGCTGGCGCGTGGCCGGTGCGCAATGGGCGATGATCCTCAGCGGTGCGCAGTCAGCGCTTGCGGGGGGATTTTTCGTGGCGCAGTCCGGCGGCGCCAAGGTCCCGACCATCATCGATGTCGCGCCCTATGCCGCCTTTGGCGCGTTCTACTTTCTTGTCTCTGCCGTCTGGCTGATCATTGCCAATCGTCGGCGAGGCGTCTGA
- a CDS encoding winged helix-turn-helix domain-containing protein has protein sequence MLFRFDEYVLDTGRRELRRGTETIGVEPQVFDVLELLIRARDRVVSRDELLAEVWHGRIVSEATLSSRVNAARTAIGDNGEQQRLIRTLPRKGVRFVGEVVEHNDAATTPVVTADAPPASADFSIAVLPFNNMSADPEQDYFGDGIAEEIITALSRCSGLLVIARNSSFIYKNKPVDIREIGRALGVNYVLEGSVRRAGERLRIIAQLIGARSGAHLWADRFDGDRSDVFDLQDRITACVVAAIEPTLRIAEIERRRQNRPNKPDAYDLLLRASAHERDFTPDGMISALDCLHQAITLDPGYAPAMAAAAYCHAQRHFQGWITQGGAHRSEGLALAHSAIERAPNDPQILWMAAFAIWNLAHTQNAKDAATELFSRSLAINPNSATALALAGWIETMRGEQAAGRTLLERARRLNPLDPHGWFVCGALAIADIIDGDYRGAIAWADKALVQNRRFAVALRALAVALVNVGEHERAAQAVEELLAIEPELTVSAFFARIPVPVASMAQTYATALKAAGLPE, from the coding sequence GTGCTCTTCCGGTTCGACGAATACGTGCTCGATACCGGCCGGCGGGAGCTACGACGGGGCACCGAGACGATCGGCGTCGAGCCGCAGGTATTCGACGTGCTGGAACTCCTGATCCGTGCGCGGGACCGGGTGGTCAGCCGGGACGAGCTGCTGGCCGAGGTCTGGCACGGCCGCATCGTTTCCGAGGCGACGCTGAGCAGTCGCGTCAATGCGGCCCGTACCGCCATCGGCGACAATGGCGAGCAGCAGCGACTGATCCGCACGCTGCCGCGCAAGGGCGTGCGCTTTGTCGGCGAGGTCGTCGAACACAACGATGCGGCGACAACGCCAGTCGTAACGGCGGACGCCCCGCCCGCCTCCGCCGATTTCTCCATCGCAGTGCTGCCGTTCAACAATATGAGCGCGGATCCCGAACAGGATTATTTCGGCGACGGCATCGCTGAGGAGATCATCACAGCACTGTCCCGCTGCAGCGGATTGCTGGTGATCGCGCGCAACTCCTCCTTCATCTACAAGAACAAGCCGGTCGATATTCGCGAGATCGGTCGCGCGCTGGGGGTGAACTATGTGCTCGAAGGCAGTGTCCGCCGTGCCGGTGAGCGGCTGCGCATCATCGCGCAATTGATCGGCGCACGCTCCGGCGCGCATCTGTGGGCCGATCGTTTCGACGGCGATCGCAGCGACGTGTTCGATCTGCAGGATCGCATCACCGCCTGTGTCGTCGCCGCCATCGAGCCAACCTTGCGTATCGCCGAGATCGAACGGCGGCGGCAGAACCGACCGAACAAGCCCGACGCCTATGACCTGCTGCTGCGCGCATCCGCTCATGAACGCGACTTCACGCCGGATGGCATGATCTCGGCGCTCGATTGTCTGCATCAAGCCATCACGCTCGATCCCGGCTACGCTCCTGCGATGGCCGCCGCGGCCTATTGCCATGCACAGCGCCATTTCCAGGGCTGGATCACGCAAGGTGGCGCCCATCGCAGCGAAGGTCTCGCGCTGGCGCACAGCGCGATCGAGCGCGCGCCCAATGATCCGCAGATTCTCTGGATGGCGGCTTTTGCGATCTGGAATCTCGCCCACACCCAGAACGCCAAGGACGCCGCCACCGAGTTGTTCAGCCGATCCCTCGCCATCAATCCGAATTCCGCGACCGCGCTCGCCCTCGCCGGCTGGATCGAGACCATGCGCGGAGAGCAAGCTGCAGGCCGAACACTGCTCGAACGCGCGCGGCGGCTGAACCCACTTGATCCGCACGGCTGGTTCGTCTGCGGCGCGCTGGCGATCGCCGATATCATCGATGGGGACTACCGTGGTGCTATCGCCTGGGCGGACAAGGCGCTGGTACAGAACCGCCGTTTTGCCGTGGCACTGCGCGCGCTGGCTGTCGCGCTGGTGAATGTCGGCGAGCATGAGCGCGCCGCACAGGCGGTGGAAGAGTTGCTCGCCATCGAGCCTGAGCTCACGGTCTCG